A single genomic interval of Rosistilla ulvae harbors:
- a CDS encoding DNA repair ATPase yields the protein MSETKLAAGTYEILRNRMRDAAGELRSRLDQLNADRSEVFGNIDTVLLATERITTEHNCVPRDLLPVGKHFLFGYNVQFGLKTETHLNDVFAVYRFEDHQFHEESLELIGEERFERDFHEIYRYYKGAAFAKFFQTGPFVHMVFRVGKNPSDIKTFKWRIQAGQLQYIDNRSDHEVRYPPQHEFLWKRTTRDQHVAGVHPHISIEDQVFVETVGGDLTIKVENSTQSGRGIYAEPVDNADQTLDDAETYYALLGNLILLKILPYQERNYRYLLYNAKIQKAMRLDAIEHSCVLLPDDHGIIFPDGYYLQTGEYKIFDHGLTDLIYEKTIAAPNGEDFIYLFYNRASGAYVQLRYNLIRQQVETPLVCHGQAFFHAGEMVCFKGQDDQPQKHHALQIWQTPFVGSDFVPDSNTDSLLYKIGNKELVRGMAECHEILQLVEKDDSYEGLYVDLVKKTSDILDSYFWLDKAETHHPDQPLRAIGEASKSAVEEFEKVVRLRRETEAATVVVEEAVTELLKAIDRSRFEAVDAFVTRLAELRTQRGHAIGLRELRYVDEERIEKLESQIGEQADRLSRRCVEFMLSDGALEPYEARVEKAAASVQSIEKVTDAKRLEKDIDEAGSQLELLTETVSNLQIEDTTKRTEIIDGISDVFASLNRVRSALKARMGDLVRTEGRAEFASQLKLLDQTVNGYLDVCDSPEKCDNYLTKVMVQLEELEGRFAEFDEFVGQLAEKREELYNAFESRKVQLVEARNRRAEALGSAADRILKGIASRMKSFDTVDTIHAYFAADLMVEKVRGIVNQLTELDDTVRIEDIQSRLKSVREDAIRQLKDRQELFVDGGTGIKLGKHQFGVNTQTLDLTTVMRNDQLNLHLTGTQFFEPLSHPDLDDVHDLMNQEVVSENRDVYRGEYLAYALYNELSQPARRKHVAKDSETSQDDDAGEEAAESNRDDDTAPHMDKRTFERLPEAEQIRWVQQQMSGRYSEGYAKGVHDHDAAKLLAALLKIDRTIGLAKHRPDVRAAAWYWWSHLLIGGTRKMYTGWIGGFQKLAQAFPQAQPAVEFRARLTAEIADDPTFADLFADVRPEEAAAYLFDQLVDPSDLPVVSRRAARLYEDFCEHVVGEERQSLVAAGLKDNAKQPAESMVLARNWSAAFLAMHYDHDGLDSNDLYRDELARLLIDGAPDPAQISDAHVAVELTNLAGAHRRINKGQMTLRYHDIFQRLGHFTRETVPRFQRLHDTKQRLVDEARDAMKLEEFRPRVLTSFVRNRLLDEVYLPMIGDNLAKQIGVAGEGKRTDRMGLLLLISPPGYGKTTLMEYIANRLGIIFMKINGPAIGHGVTSLDPSEAPNAAAREEIERLNLALEMGDNVMLYLDDIQHTHPELLQKFISLCDATRKIEGVWKGKTRTYDFRGRRVAVVMAGNPYTESGDRFQIPDMLSNRADVYNLGEIIGDSAEAFEMSYLENCLTSNTALQPLASASPRDARTLIRAATLGSMEGIDLESNLSMDQVREMYSVLRKLIKVRDVVLRVNRQYIRSAAQADAYRTEPPFKLQGSYRNMNRIAEKVVAVMNDQELQSLIVGNYEQDSQTLTTDNESNVLKFKELMGILTPEEAERWEAIKYAFSESVRFQGLDSGDQVGQLMKQLGGLRDGLESIRRVMVQAVAGNDNSQTDRLHDELASFRNGMLAVGQQLSETLGSTSTQLTTLAQQNSSGPPPQKVMVQHKVPRVMLDVVKTQFQLMQQWIPLLTAVGTKGPEYDNIAKAVDACLKDYQRLQEDLTSAAKPGKAKG from the coding sequence ATGAGCGAAACAAAACTTGCTGCCGGAACGTACGAGATCCTCCGCAACCGGATGCGTGATGCGGCCGGTGAACTCCGCTCGCGGTTGGACCAACTCAACGCCGACCGCTCCGAAGTCTTCGGCAACATCGACACGGTCCTGCTGGCGACCGAGCGAATCACCACCGAACACAACTGCGTGCCGCGCGATCTGTTGCCCGTCGGCAAACATTTCCTGTTTGGATACAACGTCCAATTTGGTCTGAAGACCGAAACCCATCTGAACGACGTCTTCGCCGTCTATCGTTTCGAAGACCACCAGTTCCACGAAGAGTCGCTCGAATTGATCGGCGAGGAGCGTTTCGAACGCGACTTCCACGAGATCTATCGCTACTACAAAGGGGCGGCGTTCGCGAAGTTCTTTCAGACCGGCCCGTTCGTCCACATGGTCTTTCGCGTCGGCAAAAATCCGTCCGACATCAAGACGTTCAAATGGCGGATCCAAGCGGGCCAACTGCAATACATCGATAACCGCAGCGATCACGAGGTCCGATACCCGCCGCAGCACGAATTCCTTTGGAAGCGGACGACGCGCGATCAACACGTCGCCGGCGTGCATCCTCATATCTCGATCGAAGACCAAGTCTTTGTCGAAACCGTTGGCGGCGATCTAACGATCAAAGTCGAAAACAGTACGCAAAGCGGCCGCGGAATTTACGCCGAACCTGTCGACAACGCCGACCAAACACTCGACGATGCGGAAACCTATTACGCATTGTTGGGCAATCTGATCCTGCTGAAGATCCTTCCCTATCAAGAGCGCAACTACCGCTATCTGCTGTACAACGCAAAGATCCAAAAAGCGATGCGGTTGGATGCGATCGAGCACTCCTGCGTGCTGTTGCCCGACGATCACGGGATCATCTTCCCCGACGGCTATTACCTGCAAACCGGCGAATACAAGATCTTCGACCACGGCCTGACCGACTTGATCTATGAGAAGACGATCGCCGCCCCCAACGGCGAAGACTTCATCTATCTGTTCTACAATCGCGCCAGCGGTGCCTATGTTCAACTGCGTTACAACCTGATCCGGCAACAAGTCGAAACGCCATTGGTTTGCCATGGCCAAGCGTTTTTCCACGCCGGCGAAATGGTTTGCTTCAAAGGACAAGACGACCAACCGCAGAAGCACCACGCGCTGCAGATCTGGCAAACGCCCTTTGTCGGTTCCGACTTCGTTCCCGACAGCAACACCGATTCGCTGCTCTACAAGATCGGCAACAAAGAACTTGTCCGCGGGATGGCCGAATGCCATGAGATCCTGCAGCTGGTCGAGAAGGACGATTCCTACGAGGGTCTGTACGTCGATCTCGTCAAAAAGACTTCCGACATCCTCGACAGTTACTTTTGGTTAGACAAAGCCGAAACGCACCATCCCGATCAACCGCTGCGAGCCATCGGCGAGGCGTCGAAGAGTGCTGTCGAAGAGTTTGAAAAAGTAGTCCGCCTGCGCCGCGAAACCGAAGCGGCGACGGTCGTCGTCGAAGAGGCGGTCACTGAGTTGCTCAAGGCGATCGACCGATCGCGTTTCGAAGCCGTCGATGCCTTTGTCACGCGACTCGCCGAACTGCGGACGCAGCGTGGCCACGCGATCGGGCTCCGCGAATTGCGGTACGTCGACGAAGAACGTATCGAAAAACTGGAATCGCAAATCGGCGAACAGGCCGATCGGCTGAGCCGCCGCTGTGTCGAATTTATGTTATCCGACGGGGCGTTGGAACCGTACGAGGCGCGGGTCGAAAAAGCGGCAGCGTCCGTCCAAAGCATCGAAAAGGTGACCGATGCAAAGCGGCTGGAAAAGGATATCGACGAAGCCGGCAGCCAATTGGAACTGCTGACCGAAACCGTCAGCAACCTGCAGATCGAAGATACGACGAAGCGGACCGAGATCATCGACGGGATCAGCGACGTCTTCGCTTCGCTGAACCGAGTGCGTAGCGCTCTGAAGGCTCGCATGGGCGATCTGGTCCGGACCGAGGGACGCGCCGAGTTTGCATCGCAGTTGAAACTGCTGGATCAAACCGTCAACGGTTACCTCGACGTCTGCGACTCGCCTGAAAAGTGCGACAACTATCTGACCAAGGTGATGGTCCAACTGGAGGAACTCGAAGGGCGATTTGCCGAATTTGATGAGTTTGTTGGCCAGTTGGCGGAGAAACGTGAAGAGCTATACAACGCGTTTGAATCGCGGAAAGTTCAACTTGTCGAAGCCCGAAACCGCCGTGCCGAAGCGCTCGGTTCGGCCGCAGATCGGATCCTGAAAGGGATCGCATCGCGGATGAAATCGTTCGACACTGTCGACACGATCCATGCCTATTTCGCCGCCGACCTGATGGTCGAAAAGGTGCGAGGCATCGTCAACCAGCTGACGGAATTGGACGATACCGTCCGCATCGAAGACATCCAGAGCCGACTGAAGAGCGTCCGCGAAGATGCGATCCGGCAATTGAAGGATCGCCAGGAACTGTTCGTCGACGGCGGCACCGGGATCAAATTGGGCAAGCATCAATTTGGCGTCAACACCCAGACGTTGGATCTGACGACGGTGATGCGGAACGATCAACTGAATCTCCACCTGACGGGGACTCAGTTTTTTGAACCGCTGTCGCATCCCGACCTCGATGACGTCCACGACTTGATGAATCAGGAAGTGGTCAGCGAAAACCGCGATGTCTACCGCGGCGAATACTTGGCCTATGCACTCTACAATGAACTGTCGCAGCCGGCGCGGCGAAAGCACGTTGCGAAAGATTCCGAAACATCGCAGGACGACGACGCGGGAGAGGAAGCCGCCGAATCGAACCGCGACGACGATACCGCGCCGCACATGGACAAGCGGACTTTCGAAAGACTGCCCGAAGCCGAACAGATCCGTTGGGTGCAGCAGCAGATGTCGGGGCGTTACTCCGAAGGCTACGCCAAGGGTGTTCACGACCACGACGCGGCGAAGCTGTTAGCCGCCTTGCTGAAGATCGACCGCACGATCGGTCTCGCCAAACATCGCCCCGACGTCCGAGCGGCGGCTTGGTATTGGTGGTCGCATCTGTTGATCGGCGGCACGCGGAAGATGTACACCGGCTGGATCGGGGGCTTTCAAAAATTGGCCCAGGCGTTCCCGCAAGCCCAGCCGGCCGTCGAGTTCCGCGCCCGTTTGACCGCGGAAATTGCTGACGATCCGACGTTCGCCGACCTCTTTGCCGATGTCCGGCCCGAGGAAGCCGCAGCCTACCTATTCGATCAATTGGTCGACCCAAGCGATCTCCCAGTCGTTAGCCGTCGCGCGGCACGGTTGTACGAAGACTTTTGCGAACACGTCGTCGGGGAAGAGCGGCAGAGCTTGGTCGCCGCAGGCCTGAAAGACAACGCCAAACAGCCAGCCGAATCGATGGTCTTGGCTCGCAACTGGTCTGCCGCATTTTTGGCGATGCATTACGACCACGACGGTCTCGATTCGAACGATCTCTATCGCGACGAACTGGCGCGGCTGCTGATCGACGGTGCTCCCGATCCGGCTCAGATCTCCGACGCTCACGTCGCGGTCGAACTGACGAACCTCGCTGGCGCCCATCGCCGCATCAACAAGGGGCAGATGACGCTCCGCTATCACGACATCTTCCAACGCTTGGGACACTTCACGCGTGAGACCGTTCCGCGTTTCCAACGTTTGCACGACACGAAACAGCGACTGGTCGACGAGGCTCGCGACGCGATGAAGCTGGAAGAGTTCCGGCCTCGCGTCCTAACCAGCTTTGTTCGCAACCGCTTGTTGGACGAAGTCTATCTGCCGATGATCGGCGACAACCTCGCGAAACAGATCGGCGTGGCAGGCGAAGGGAAGCGGACCGATCGGATGGGCCTGCTGCTGCTGATAAGTCCTCCCGGTTACGGCAAGACGACCCTGATGGAATACATCGCCAATCGGCTGGGGATCATCTTTATGAAGATCAACGGCCCCGCGATCGGTCATGGCGTGACCTCCTTGGATCCCTCGGAAGCTCCCAACGCCGCGGCTCGCGAAGAGATCGAGCGGCTGAACCTGGCGCTCGAAATGGGAGACAACGTGATGCTATATCTGGACGATATCCAGCACACGCATCCCGAACTGCTGCAGAAGTTTATCTCGCTGTGCGATGCGACGCGAAAGATCGAAGGCGTTTGGAAGGGCAAGACGCGGACCTACGATTTCCGCGGCCGACGCGTCGCCGTGGTGATGGCCGGAAACCCATACACCGAAAGTGGCGATCGCTTCCAGATCCCAGACATGCTCAGCAATCGCGCCGATGTCTACAACCTCGGCGAGATCATCGGCGATTCGGCGGAAGCGTTCGAGATGAGTTATCTGGAGAACTGTCTGACCAGCAACACCGCCCTGCAACCGCTGGCCAGCGCGAGCCCTCGCGACGCCCGAACGTTGATCCGCGCGGCAACCCTTGGTTCGATGGAAGGGATCGATCTGGAGAGCAACCTGTCGATGGATCAGGTTCGCGAGATGTACAGCGTTCTGCGGAAACTGATCAAGGTTCGCGACGTCGTGCTGCGAGTCAATCGCCAATACATTCGGTCGGCCGCTCAAGCGGACGCCTACCGCACCGAACCGCCATTCAAATTGCAGGGCAGTTACCGCAACATGAACCGGATCGCCGAAAAGGTGGTCGCGGTGATGAACGACCAAGAACTGCAATCGCTGATCGTCGGCAACTACGAACAGGATTCGCAAACGCTGACGACCGACAACGAATCGAATGTTCTGAAGTTCAAAGAGTTGATGGGAATCCTGACTCCCGAAGAAGCGGAGCGTTGGGAAGCGATCAAATACGCGTTTTCGGAGAGCGTCCGATTCCAGGGACTCGACAGCGGCGATCAAGTTGGCCAATTGATGAAACAGCTGGGCGGATTGCGCGACGGTTTGGAATCGATTCGCCGCGTGATGGTTCAAGCCGTTGCCGGCAACGACAACTCGCAAACCGATCGGCTGCACGACGAACTGGCTTCGTTCCGCAATGGGATGCTGGCCGTTGGGCAACAGTTAAGCGAGACGCTCGGCAGCACCTCGACCCAACTGACGACCCTCGCACAACAAAACTCCTCGGGCCCACCGCCTCAAAAAGTAATGGTCCAGCACAAAGTGCCGCGCGTGATGTTGGATGTCGTCAAGACGCAGTTCCAATTGATGCAGCAATGGATCCCACTGTTAACCGCCGTGGGAACCAAAGGCCCCGAATACGATAACATCGCCAAAGCTGTCGACGCGTGTCTAAAAGACTACCAACGTCTGCAAGAAGATCTCACGTCGGCCGCCAAGCCCGGCAAAGCGAAGGGCTAG
- a CDS encoding alpha/beta hydrolase family protein — translation MFALVMPALGQKLDIEKESVIQSGRSDGRHLSTRGFQQYLLRNSQPKLAFNPEFSSEEFVQWQTQVRGKLLELMNFPESVPQPEPRRLWIRKREGYVLQKWELYPEPGSVVPFLVLVPNSATPANPAPAIMCIPGSSGTKENLAGEPPLGPAFKPDDRNHAGWLHAQRNQQAVQYARAGFVAVAVDHPGTGELSDLARYRGTTMDDRNTISRYLIDMGRSFIALSVFQKLQILEWVREQPHVDAERIAVSGHSLGTEALLALAVLDPQIQGIVWNDYLAATMKRAKASTKPNRRGIRPGANWLGHSIPGLWQWFDYPDLVASLAPRPLIVTEGGPTHSLNLVRKAYQIAGAADDVSIHYYPQYHDPANRRDGEPIPEGLTATEWLDYANVHAAHHYFKGYLAIPWLSGQFQLPDPGEVYPPAAPEAVKTLLK, via the coding sequence ATGTTTGCGCTGGTTATGCCCGCGTTGGGGCAGAAGTTGGACATCGAGAAAGAGAGCGTTATACAGAGCGGACGCTCTGACGGGCGTCATTTGAGTACACGGGGATTTCAGCAGTATCTGTTACGGAACTCGCAACCGAAACTGGCATTTAATCCGGAGTTCTCGTCGGAGGAATTCGTGCAGTGGCAGACGCAGGTGCGGGGCAAATTGTTGGAGCTGATGAATTTCCCGGAATCGGTTCCTCAGCCCGAACCTCGCCGGCTTTGGATTCGAAAGCGGGAAGGGTATGTGCTGCAGAAATGGGAACTCTATCCCGAACCGGGCAGCGTCGTTCCCTTCCTCGTACTGGTCCCCAACAGCGCGACACCCGCAAATCCAGCACCGGCGATTATGTGCATCCCCGGTTCATCGGGCACGAAAGAGAATCTGGCCGGCGAGCCGCCGCTGGGGCCGGCATTCAAGCCGGATGACCGCAATCATGCTGGCTGGCTTCATGCGCAGCGTAATCAGCAGGCGGTGCAATATGCCCGAGCTGGTTTTGTCGCGGTGGCGGTCGATCATCCAGGAACCGGAGAACTGTCCGACCTGGCCCGTTATCGTGGCACCACGATGGACGATCGCAATACAATTTCCCGCTACCTGATCGACATGGGACGAAGCTTTATCGCCCTCTCTGTGTTCCAAAAGCTACAGATTCTGGAGTGGGTGCGCGAGCAACCGCACGTCGACGCCGAACGCATCGCCGTCAGTGGCCATTCGCTTGGAACGGAGGCTCTGTTGGCGCTAGCGGTGCTCGACCCGCAGATACAGGGCATCGTGTGGAATGATTATCTTGCCGCCACGATGAAACGGGCGAAAGCCAGCACCAAACCGAACCGCCGCGGGATCAGGCCTGGTGCGAACTGGTTAGGCCACTCGATTCCGGGCTTGTGGCAGTGGTTCGACTACCCCGACCTTGTCGCCTCCCTCGCTCCACGTCCGCTGATCGTGACCGAAGGAGGTCCGACCCATTCATTGAACCTCGTGCGCAAGGCCTATCAGATCGCCGGGGCTGCGGATGACGTTTCGATCCACTACTACCCGCAATACCATGATCCGGCGAATCGACGCGATGGCGAGCCAATCCCCGAGGGCCTGACCGCGACCGAATGGCTGGACTATGCCAACGTGCATGCCGCGCATCACTACTTCAAGGGATACCTCGCGATTCCATGGCTGAGCGGCCAGTTCCAACTGCCCGATCCCGGCGAAGTCTATCCGCCAGCAGCGCCAGAGGCCGTGAAAACGCTTCTCAAATGA
- a CDS encoding dipeptidase — MKSIYRIILGMVVPAIGTVVVAAANADEPRETPGIQITEKAREIHAKSIVIDGHNDLPWKIRTDSDRGFEILDIAKSQPQLHTDIPRLKAGGVGAQFWSVWVPVRLGYDGVAFLTTVEQIELVKKMVATYPDHFASATTVADIRRIHGEGKIASLIGVEGGHCIENSISNLNHFFELGARYMTLTHSDSLDWADSSTDKPKANGLSPFGNEVVRRMNQLGMMVDISHVSPGTMHAVLDTSQAPVIFSHSSARAVADSPRNVPDDVLKRIPEKDGVVMVNYFSAFVVPEAVKVYHAGLDYRRELAKDHSPAEVSALYKVWKSKNPMPPGDIDDVLDHIDHLVKVAGWQHVGIGSDFDGISAVPVGLEDVSTYPAITQGLLNRGYTEEQIQGILGENLLRVMEKVEATATELRPTSK; from the coding sequence GTGAAATCCATCTACCGCATCATTTTGGGAATGGTGGTTCCCGCGATAGGGACCGTGGTTGTCGCCGCGGCCAACGCGGATGAGCCTAGGGAGACGCCGGGGATTCAGATCACAGAAAAGGCAAGGGAAATCCATGCCAAAAGTATCGTGATCGACGGTCACAACGATCTTCCCTGGAAGATACGGACCGACAGCGATCGTGGGTTTGAGATTCTCGACATCGCAAAGTCGCAGCCGCAATTGCACACCGATATCCCGCGTCTGAAGGCAGGCGGGGTGGGAGCGCAGTTTTGGTCGGTTTGGGTGCCGGTCCGACTCGGGTATGACGGGGTGGCATTTTTAACGACGGTCGAACAAATCGAATTGGTCAAAAAGATGGTGGCAACGTATCCCGACCATTTTGCTTCGGCGACAACGGTTGCGGACATCCGCCGGATCCATGGGGAAGGGAAGATCGCGTCGTTGATTGGTGTCGAAGGAGGGCATTGTATCGAGAACTCGATCAGTAATTTGAATCATTTTTTTGAACTCGGCGCCCGCTACATGACGCTGACCCATTCGGACAGCCTCGACTGGGCCGACTCTTCAACCGACAAGCCGAAGGCAAATGGTTTAAGTCCATTCGGCAATGAGGTCGTTCGGCGGATGAATCAGTTAGGAATGATGGTCGATATCTCGCATGTCTCGCCAGGAACGATGCACGCAGTACTCGACACAAGCCAAGCACCGGTGATCTTTTCTCATTCATCGGCCCGCGCCGTCGCCGATTCTCCACGCAACGTTCCGGACGATGTGTTGAAACGAATCCCTGAAAAGGATGGCGTCGTGATGGTCAACTACTTCTCAGCCTTTGTTGTCCCCGAAGCGGTTAAAGTCTATCACGCTGGGTTGGATTACCGTCGTGAGTTGGCGAAGGATCACAGTCCGGCCGAAGTTTCGGCATTGTATAAGGTTTGGAAAAGCAAGAACCCGATGCCGCCTGGTGATATCGATGACGTGTTGGATCACATCGACCACCTCGTCAAGGTCGCCGGTTGGCAACATGTTGGGATTGGCTCCGATTTTGATGGGATCAGTGCAGTACCCGTTGGTTTGGAAGACGTCAGCACCTACCCGGCCATTACGCAGGGACTGCTCAATCGTGGTTACACCGAGGAACAGATCCAGGGGATCCTGGGAGAGAATCTGCTTCGAGTGATGGAAAAAGTGGAAGCGACGGCGACAGAGCTGCGGCCGACATCGAAGTAG
- a CDS encoding D-alanyl-D-alanine carboxypeptidase family protein, producing the protein MLPPCFASRAVVGTTASLFLCVVAVVASDPVADAPKQSPDPLEGPPFVTCKAWIIADADTGEILAGDSQDDERNPASITKIMTALVVLKLAEKSPEVWEEMITFSERADETPGSSCWLKTGERLPVEDLIYGLLLPSGNDASVAIAEHFGPRLAQGKETGYDAFIRTMCETAQQLGMERTSYGNPHGLTEEGHLTTAADMVKLTREAMKYEKFRETVATRRHSTTVQTPDGNDRNVTWNNTNRLLKQEGYLGVKTGTTSAAGACLVSAAQRNERRLIMVVLGSSSSDARYADARNLYRWIWKRLAADSADD; encoded by the coding sequence ATGCTACCTCCCTGTTTTGCCTCGCGAGCTGTGGTCGGAACGACAGCGTCCCTGTTCCTCTGCGTCGTGGCGGTCGTTGCGAGCGATCCGGTTGCTGACGCTCCGAAACAATCCCCCGATCCACTCGAAGGGCCACCATTCGTCACTTGCAAAGCGTGGATCATCGCCGATGCCGATACCGGCGAAATCTTGGCGGGCGACAGTCAGGACGACGAACGCAATCCCGCCAGCATTACGAAGATCATGACCGCCTTGGTTGTTTTGAAGCTCGCCGAGAAGTCGCCCGAGGTCTGGGAAGAAATGATTACCTTTTCCGAGAGAGCTGATGAGACGCCTGGTTCGTCCTGCTGGCTAAAAACGGGAGAGCGTTTGCCGGTCGAAGACTTGATCTACGGGCTGCTGCTCCCCTCGGGCAATGATGCATCGGTTGCGATTGCCGAACACTTTGGCCCCAGGTTGGCTCAGGGAAAGGAGACTGGTTACGACGCATTTATCCGAACCATGTGCGAGACGGCTCAGCAGCTTGGGATGGAGCGGACGAGCTATGGCAATCCCCATGGGCTCACCGAAGAGGGACATCTCACAACGGCCGCCGACATGGTCAAACTGACCCGCGAGGCGATGAAGTACGAGAAGTTCCGTGAAACCGTGGCGACGCGACGACATTCGACGACCGTACAGACGCCCGATGGGAACGATCGGAACGTCACCTGGAACAACACCAATCGCTTGCTGAAGCAAGAAGGTTATTTGGGCGTGAAGACAGGAACCACCAGCGCCGCGGGAGCGTGTTTGGTTTCGGCGGCTCAACGGAACGAGAGACGCCTCATCATGGTCGTGCTCGGTTCGTCCAGCAGCGATGCGCGCTATGCCGATGCACGCAACTTGTACCGCTGGATTTGGAAACGGCTCGCCGCGGATAGTGCGGATGACTGA
- a CDS encoding NAD(P)/FAD-dependent oxidoreductase encodes MLPESNSKNAPPLSAPQDFSAVGTGEKPIVVVGGGVVGAACAYYLANAGSRVIVIDQGVFGSACSHGNCGYVSPSHILPLCSPGAVVSSLKTLFSKNSPFKIRARIDTKMWWWFLKFAMRCNQPNMIQAGHARHAMLSSSRKLYQSMIDDGRLGDCEWESIGLMFVHSDRKHFESFEATNQLLIDEFGESFERLDQAELLRREPALKEFACGAWMYDGDAHLRPHLLMKSWRSLLEAKQVEIRENCEFYDLESTGSKTNAIQTSQGRIEAEQVVFATGAWSRMIQQKLKARIPVEPGKGYSITMQRPVICPKYPMLFEDHRVGITPTATALRIGSTMEFAGFDASLREDRLQLLTDAAKLYLHDPIRDPLVERWTGWRPMSCDEIPMVGRVPRYGNVWLAAGHGMLGLSMATATGKLISEMVTGQTPHIDPHPYRLNRF; translated from the coding sequence ATGCTTCCCGAGTCGAATTCGAAAAACGCACCGCCCCTATCTGCCCCACAAGATTTTTCAGCGGTTGGCACGGGGGAAAAGCCGATCGTGGTTGTGGGTGGTGGTGTCGTTGGTGCTGCCTGCGCTTACTATCTCGCAAACGCGGGAAGCCGAGTGATCGTTATCGATCAAGGCGTCTTTGGCAGCGCCTGTTCGCACGGCAATTGCGGCTACGTTTCCCCGAGTCATATCCTTCCGCTCTGCAGCCCCGGCGCGGTCGTTTCGTCGCTGAAGACGCTGTTCTCGAAGAACTCGCCATTCAAGATTCGGGCTCGGATCGATACGAAGATGTGGTGGTGGTTCCTCAAGTTTGCCATGCGTTGCAATCAGCCCAATATGATCCAAGCAGGCCATGCACGGCACGCGATGCTCAGCTCGTCACGGAAGTTGTATCAGTCGATGATCGACGACGGGCGACTCGGTGATTGCGAGTGGGAATCGATTGGTTTGATGTTTGTTCACAGCGACCGCAAACACTTCGAGTCATTTGAGGCGACGAACCAGTTGCTGATCGACGAGTTTGGAGAGAGCTTCGAGCGACTCGATCAAGCCGAACTTCTGCGACGCGAGCCCGCATTGAAAGAATTCGCCTGCGGCGCTTGGATGTATGACGGAGATGCCCATCTACGTCCCCACCTATTGATGAAATCATGGCGAAGCCTGCTGGAAGCGAAGCAGGTGGAGATTCGGGAGAACTGCGAGTTCTACGACCTCGAATCGACCGGCTCCAAGACGAATGCCATCCAAACCAGCCAAGGTCGCATCGAAGCCGAGCAGGTGGTCTTCGCCACCGGAGCATGGTCGCGGATGATCCAACAAAAGCTGAAAGCACGCATTCCCGTGGAGCCAGGCAAAGGTTATTCGATCACGATGCAACGCCCCGTAATCTGCCCCAAGTATCCGATGCTATTTGAGGATCATCGCGTGGGAATCACGCCGACCGCAACCGCGCTGCGAATCGGTTCGACGATGGAATTCGCTGGCTTCGATGCATCGCTGCGTGAAGACCGTCTGCAACTGCTGACCGATGCGGCCAAGCTCTATCTGCACGATCCCATTCGCGATCCTCTCGTCGAACGATGGACCGGCTGGCGTCCGATGAGCTGCGATGAAATTCCAATGGTCGGCCGCGTTCCTCGCTACGGGAACGTCTGGTTGGCGGCGGGGCACGGCATGCTTGGTCTCTCGATGGCGACGGCGACCGGCAAACTGATCTCCGAAATGGTCACAGGCCAAACACCCCATATCGATCCCCATCCTTACCGTCTCAACCGCTTTTGA